From a region of the Candidatus Brocadia sp. genome:
- a CDS encoding NAD(P)/FAD-dependent oxidoreductase, with amino-acid sequence MKDWYDLIVVGGGPAGMMAAGRAGARGKKVILLEKKDQLGKKLLICASGRCNVTNTASLEIFIEEYGKGGSFLRAALQRFDNEKLCSFLLSYGIETVVENKGRVFPKSQRADSVLMALKTYMHGHEVQIQTNSEVLELKVESNRVSGVETNHGNIFGKNIVIATGGCSYPATGSTGDGYRLASSVGHTIYPTYPAIIAFETEETWVKPLQGTPLKNVNITAYQSGKKIAEQFGEALFTHYGVSGPAILDMSKRIVECLHQGYVQIRIDLKPKHTPEELESILLDQIKRHGSKAMKSCLTFFIPEKLTPIFVNLCNIEPQKKASQITTPERKRIVKLLKGLSLTSVRHRPIEEAIVTAGGISLDEVDAKTMQSKLWKGLYFAGEVLDIDGPTGGFNLQAAFSTGYLTGDSVD; translated from the coding sequence ATGAAAGATTGGTATGATCTCATTGTTGTTGGTGGTGGTCCTGCAGGCATGATGGCCGCCGGCCGCGCTGGCGCAAGAGGGAAAAAGGTTATTCTCTTAGAAAAAAAAGACCAACTGGGCAAAAAGCTCCTTATCTGCGCATCGGGTCGGTGTAATGTAACCAATACGGCCTCTTTGGAGATATTTATAGAGGAATACGGAAAGGGAGGTTCTTTCCTTCGCGCGGCATTACAAAGATTCGATAATGAAAAATTATGCTCGTTCCTTCTGTCGTATGGGATAGAAACGGTCGTAGAAAATAAGGGGCGGGTATTTCCAAAAAGCCAGAGGGCAGATTCCGTTTTAATGGCGCTTAAAACTTATATGCATGGCCATGAGGTACAAATTCAAACAAATTCAGAAGTTCTGGAACTCAAGGTAGAAAGCAATCGTGTATCCGGTGTGGAAACCAATCACGGAAACATCTTCGGCAAAAATATTGTAATTGCAACGGGCGGGTGTAGTTATCCTGCCACCGGCAGTACGGGGGATGGCTATAGATTGGCATCTTCTGTGGGGCATACCATTTATCCAACATATCCCGCGATCATTGCCTTTGAAACTGAGGAAACATGGGTAAAACCCTTACAAGGAACCCCCTTGAAAAATGTAAACATCACGGCATATCAATCCGGCAAGAAGATCGCAGAACAGTTTGGTGAGGCGCTTTTTACCCATTATGGCGTATCTGGTCCAGCCATCCTGGACATGAGTAAACGCATCGTTGAGTGTTTACACCAAGGATATGTTCAAATACGTATCGACCTTAAACCCAAGCATACGCCAGAAGAACTTGAAAGCATCCTCCTGGATCAGATTAAACGGCACGGTAGTAAGGCCATGAAATCTTGTCTGACCTTTTTCATTCCTGAAAAATTAACCCCCATTTTCGTGAATCTCTGTAACATTGAACCGCAGAAAAAGGCATCTCAGATAACAACGCCGGAAAGAAAGAGGATCGTGAAACTGCTCAAGGGGCTTTCGCTCACCTCCGTGCGTCACCGGCCTATCGAGGAAGCGATTGTCACTGCCGGTGGCATAAGCCTGGATGAAGTCGATGCAAAGACCATGCAATCTAAGCTATGGAAAGGCTTATATTTTGCCGGAGAGGTACTAGATATTGATGGTCCCACAGGTGGATTTAACCTTCAGGCAGCGTTTTCCACCGGATATCTTACCGGGGATTCTGTTGATTAA
- a CDS encoding YkgJ family cysteine cluster protein codes for MELVKNIMDDVKMCEHKDVQGDTQPWYKEGLRFECQRCGRCCRGEPGVVWVHKREIENIAAFFGITQQAFAKNYLRTINDRCSLIEYSNGDCIMYDNGCKIYDVRPCQCRTFPFWKSTLENRSEWEKLKKTCPGVGKGKVHTMKEIEENVKIYEGRFG; via the coding sequence TTGGAGTTAGTAAAAAATATTATGGATGACGTGAAGATGTGTGAACATAAGGATGTCCAGGGTGATACTCAACCGTGGTACAAAGAAGGCCTGAGGTTTGAATGTCAGCGATGTGGCAGGTGTTGTCGCGGTGAACCCGGTGTGGTATGGGTTCATAAAAGAGAAATAGAAAATATAGCGGCGTTTTTTGGCATTACACAGCAGGCATTTGCAAAAAATTATTTGAGGACGATAAATGACCGGTGTAGTTTAATAGAATACAGCAACGGCGACTGTATTATGTATGATAACGGCTGCAAGATTTATGATGTAAGGCCGTGTCAGTGCAGGACGTTTCCGTTCTGGAAATCAACGCTGGAAAACCGGTCGGAGTGGGAAAAGTTAAAGAAGACCTGTCCCGGCGTGGGTAAAGGGAAGGTGCATACGATGAAAGAGATTGAAGAAAATGTAAAAATATATGAAGGGCGTTTTGGCTAA
- a CDS encoding YkgJ family cysteine cluster protein — translation MGSPPALENLYSELEALYQRLEEELTVLNPGCNGCGTCCKFSTFDHVLYASSIEVDFIKRNREIPDFNVTDNVCPFLKDNQCSIRDFRTLGCRIFYCNPSYKQILCEMYEKYYRMIKELGIKYDVSWRYLPFLNQLVRFKSTS, via the coding sequence ATGGGAAGTCCCCCAGCACTAGAAAATCTCTATTCAGAATTAGAAGCACTTTATCAGCGTTTAGAAGAAGAGCTAACCGTGCTCAACCCTGGTTGTAATGGGTGTGGGACCTGTTGTAAATTTAGTACCTTTGATCACGTGCTTTATGCAAGCAGTATCGAAGTCGATTTTATTAAACGGAACAGAGAAATACCGGATTTTAACGTCACAGACAATGTTTGTCCCTTTTTGAAGGATAATCAATGTAGCATCAGGGATTTTCGAACGCTGGGGTGTCGGATTTTCTATTGTAATCCCTCTTATAAGCAGATATTGTGTGAAATGTATGAAAAATATTATCGCATGATTAAGGAACTGGGCATCAAATATGATGTTTCATGGAGATATTTGCCTTTTCTCAATCAATTGGTTCGATTTAAATCAACATCATGA
- a CDS encoding formylglycine-generating enzyme family protein, translated as MFSDHAHRAWFSTLLIKDIFDESFREEPYRFATPFTLPNHPVVGIAWYEALACTRWLTEAWRKAGLLPEGWEVRLPSEAEWEKAARGDIEIPAQPQVVSIGNIKANTRLSMKKNETSRRLYPWSNDPDPNCANYNETGIGATSAVGCFPAGASSYGCEEMAGNVWEWTRSLYGGYPYDPKDGRENLDASTDELRVVRGGSFYDSHWGVRCSARDRDYPDYRYYFVCFRVMLSPFISGLCVSEGFLSLWHEFLYRHHDRTGVFVVKSV; from the coding sequence TTGTTCTCTGACCACGCCCACAGGGCGTGGTTTTCTACACTATTAATAAAAGATATCTTTGATGAATCATTCAGAGAAGAACCGTATCGTTTTGCTACTCCCTTTACCTTGCCAAATCATCCGGTGGTCGGTATAGCCTGGTACGAGGCATTGGCATGTACCCGGTGGTTAACGGAGGCGTGGAGAAAGGCAGGTCTCCTGCCGGAAGGCTGGGAGGTGAGGCTGCCCTCTGAGGCCGAATGGGAAAAGGCAGCGAGGGGTGACATAGAGATTCCTGCTCAACCACAAGTCGTATCAATTGGAAATATAAAGGCGAACACCCGTTTGTCTATGAAGAAAAACGAAACATCGCGGCGGTTGTATCCCTGGAGTAATGATCCCGATCCCAATTGCGCTAATTACAACGAAACCGGTATTGGCGCTACGAGCGCCGTGGGGTGTTTTCCGGCAGGTGCGAGTTCCTACGGTTGCGAGGAGATGGCCGGTAATGTGTGGGAATGGACGCGAAGTCTTTATGGAGGATATCCGTATGATCCAAAGGATGGCAGGGAAAATCTGGATGCCTCAACAGATGAGCTCCGTGTTGTTCGTGGCGGGTCGTTCTACGATAGTCACTGGGGCGTGCGTTGTTCCGCCCGCGACAGGGACTACCCTGACTACAGGTACTACTTCGTGTGTTTTCGTGTGATGTTGTCCCCATTTATCTCTGGACTCTGTGTCTCTGAAGGTTTTTTGTCGCTATGGCATGAATTCTTGTATCGACACCACGATCGTACCGGGGTTTTCGTGGTAAAGAGTGTTTGA